The following coding sequences lie in one Nakaseomyces glabratus chromosome I, complete sequence genomic window:
- the TAH11 gene encoding Tah11p (CAGL0I01474g~Ortholog(s) have DNA replication origin binding activity), whose protein sequence is MVSLRVGGGLTMDRVPVIDLDEVSDDVALQKVLRSILLGHDTFLLKNYANREKLDLELSQLSPIDVSQGFDSNFTGALQLEDDVVLEQYIATTDAAFKFAREAKDPMLRKVSSRLLKVLMYFSQLCLRSLDINGVTLDDSHHSTKLVRYYHPTEVEKAVLPDGSDLEFEYEASEFNTVRTPGILSVIPVARNVRVKPSTMSNDENVWITIDEPDCLLLHTGELLAKESRHMHSTSPLQINMKKNVVQLTLLPALGYKSPDANTTLAQDFLEEQILEFKKVSQVYYPREFSILQLKEKISFVKALFNVAETVVSLHQMSRASNRDPLLHDLLPQISNMMNRKVSSNDFLKIVTVWPQAYKVDYNSNGELMVNLPKKDPLAMLTNNSRKLDFVKKLEEWYENVTKSQEIPDDIPVYKIGKRRGSDGQGSISIANTNIKLANTRPIASPAKYISNPKEKFQNLERPHDSQENLLERLRERERRSAALLSQRKHNYEQFLTVKMKQVFEIMYSLRPNEPYTATYLATLTVDSLQNSNNPVGYEEATDILDRLERLLGDILIVHTVDGGLKVYRWELLDRDQFMELLDKYKKHNTTNM, encoded by the coding sequence ATGGTCTCTCTCAGGGTTGGTGGGGGTTTAACCATGGATAGAGTGCCTGTGATTGATCTGGATGAAGTGTCTGACGACGTGGCGTTGCAAAAAGTGCTGAGGAGCATACTGTTGGGCCACGATACGTTCTTGCTGAAGAACTATGCGAACCGGGAGAAGCTCGACTTGGAGCTTAGCCAGCTCTCGCCGATTGATGTCTCGCAAGGGTTTGACTCGAACTTCACCGGTGCGCTGCAGTTGGAAGACGACGTGGTCCTGGAACAGTACATCGCTACCACGGACGCTGCGTTCAAGTTTGCGAGGGAGGCGAAGGACCCGATGTTGAGGAAAGTGAGCTCTAGGCTGCTGAAAGTGTTGATGTACTTCTCACAGCTGTGTCTAAGGAGTCTTGATATCAACGGAGTTACATTGGATGATTCCCATCACTCGACAAAGCTGGTTCGTTACTACCACCCAACTGAAGTTGAGAAAGCAGTGTTACCTGACGGGTCTGACTTGGAGTTTGAGTACGAAGCATCAGAGTTCAACACTGTGAGAACACCAGGGATCTTGTCTGTCATACCCGTGGCTAGAAATGTACGAGTGAAACCATCCACTATGAGCAACGATGAAAACGTATGGATCACTATAGATGAACCCGATTGTCTTCTGTTGCATACCGGCGAGCTATTGGCAAAGGAGTCTCGCCACATGCACTCCACATCGCCACTACAGATtaatatgaagaagaacgtCGTCCAATTGACTTTGCTTCCTGCTTTGGGTTACAAATCACCAGATGCTAACACCACGTTGGCTCAAGATTTCCTTGAAGAACAGATACTGGAGTTTAAAAAAGTGTCACAAGTCTACTATCCTCGCGAATTTTCTATACTGCaattgaaagagaagataAGTTTCGTGAAAGCATTGTTCAATGTTGCTGAAACAGTTGTTTCATTACACCAGATGTCTAGAGCTAGTAATAGAGATCCATTGCTACATGATCTACTTCCACAAATATCCAATATGATGAATAGGAAAGTGTCTAGCAATGACTTCTTAAAAATAGTGACTGTATGGCCACAAGCGTATAAGGTGGATTACAACTCTAATGGTGAACTCATGGTGAATCTACCAAAAAAGGACCCCTTGGCGATGCTAACTAACAACTCCAGAAAACTTGATTTTGTTAAAAAGTTGGAAGAATGGTATGAAAACGTAACGAAATCACAAGAGATCCCAGACGATATTCCTGTTTATAAGATTGGTAAAAGACGTGGCAGTGATGGGCAGGGTTCCATTTCCATAGCGAATACGAACATCAAGTTAGCTAATACAAGACCTATTGCCTCACCAGCCAAATACATAAGTAatccaaaagaaaaattccAAAACTTAGAACGTCCTCACGACTCGCAGGAGAATTTACTAGAGAGAttaagagaaagagagagaagATCTGCCGCCCTTCTATCACAGAGAAAACACAACTACGAACAATTCTTAACTGTAAAGATGAAACAGGTGTTTGAGATCATGTACTCATTGAGACCGAATGAACCTTACACTGCAACGTATTTGGCTACCTTAACCGTGGATAGCTTGcaaaatagtaataatcCCGTTGGATATGAAGAAGCAACAGATATCCTTGACAGACTTGAACGTCTTTTGGGGGATATATTGATTGTTCATACAGTTGATGGTGGTCTCAAAGTATACAGATGGGAACTGCTCGACAGAGACCAGTTTATGGAACTTCTTGACAAATACAAGAAACATAATACTACGAATATGTAA